Proteins found in one Massilia sp. H6 genomic segment:
- a CDS encoding aminotransferase class I/II-fold pyridoxal phosphate-dependent enzyme — MRAHRPSLPIAPVLSRASFSGPQGRHAAARPPSVLDAGQVRMVTSGRVAIALALRQMGLQPGDEVLVPAYHSPSMVPPVLWCGATPVFYRVGADASVDLDDVAAKLGPATRALMVTNYFGFPQALQTIRAFCDARGLQLLEDCAHCFFGQYRGKPVGSWGDYAIASSMKFFPTYEGGALVSARHRLDAIVLQPGGLGFEAKAALATLENSFAHGRLPVVRALLRLPLGLKDMAWRALKARHNAGAGASIKTSLAPASSDSGFDFEPRWVDKRSAWFSRVIMKLASTRRICTLRRRHYLVLEDATRGLPGCRPLFPTLPEGVVPWQFPLLLDDPESIFERLHAAGVPLVRFAHARWPGVDAATCANGAMLAQRVIAFPCHQELNPDELAWMADQLQQALLAQAVAA; from the coding sequence ATGCGCGCACACCGCCCCAGCCTGCCGATCGCCCCCGTGCTGTCGCGTGCCTCGTTCAGCGGCCCGCAGGGCAGGCACGCCGCTGCGCGGCCACCGTCGGTGCTCGACGCCGGCCAGGTGCGCATGGTCACAAGCGGCAGGGTGGCGATCGCGCTGGCGCTGCGCCAGATGGGCCTACAGCCGGGCGACGAAGTGCTGGTGCCGGCCTACCACAGCCCCTCGATGGTGCCGCCGGTATTGTGGTGCGGAGCGACCCCGGTATTCTACCGCGTCGGCGCAGACGCCTCGGTCGACCTTGACGACGTGGCGGCGAAGCTCGGCCCGGCGACGCGCGCCCTCATGGTCACCAATTACTTCGGCTTTCCGCAAGCGCTGCAAACGATCCGTGCCTTTTGCGACGCGCGCGGCCTGCAGCTGCTGGAAGACTGCGCGCACTGCTTCTTCGGCCAGTACCGCGGCAAGCCGGTCGGTTCCTGGGGTGACTACGCCATCGCCAGCAGCATGAAGTTTTTTCCAACCTACGAAGGCGGGGCCCTGGTATCGGCGCGCCACCGGCTCGACGCAATCGTGCTGCAACCTGGCGGCCTGGGTTTCGAGGCCAAGGCAGCGCTGGCCACGCTCGAAAACAGTTTCGCGCACGGACGCCTGCCAGTCGTGCGCGCCTTGCTGCGCCTGCCCTTGGGCTTGAAGGACATGGCGTGGCGCGCGCTCAAGGCGCGCCACAATGCCGGCGCCGGCGCAAGCATTAAGACCAGCCTGGCGCCGGCTTCGTCGGACAGCGGCTTCGATTTCGAACCGCGCTGGGTCGACAAGCGTTCGGCCTGGTTTTCGCGGGTGATCATGAAACTGGCTTCGACCCGCCGCATCTGTACCTTGCGGCGGCGCCACTATCTGGTGCTCGAAGACGCCACGCGCGGCCTGCCCGGCTGCCGGCCGTTGTTTCCCACGCTGCCCGAGGGCGTCGTGCCGTGGCAGTTCCCGCTACTGCTGGACGATCCAGAAAGCATTTTCGAGCGCTTGCACGCGGCCGGGGTGCCGCTGGTGCGCTTTGCCCATGCGCGCTGGCCGGGAGTAGACGCCGCCACTTGCGCCAACGGCGCGATGCTGGCACAACGCGTGATCGCCTTTCCCTGCCACCAGGAGCTAAACCCGGACGAACTGGCATGGATGGCAGACCAGCTGCAGCAGGCGCTGCTGGCCCAGGCGGTGGCGGCATGA